A stretch of Fibrobacter sp. DNA encodes these proteins:
- the pflA gene encoding pyruvate formate lyase-activating protein: protein MLGRINKLETFGSVDGPGVRFVVFTQGCPMRCLFCHNPETWDFKGDKAGAFDISAEDLLKKALRYKSYWGSDGGITVSGGEPLMQMDFLLDFFTLAKSAGVHTCIDTSGVNFVRTEPYFSKFKQLMEVTDLLLVDLKIIDPEQHKKLTGHSIEHNLDMFRYLNEIRKPIWIRHVLVPGISDNDEYLEKTKEFIQSLSNVKKVEVLPYHSLALAKYQEMGLDYALKDVKSPSPDRVKNANRILKTESYR from the coding sequence ATGCTCGGCAGAATCAACAAACTGGAAACATTTGGCTCCGTAGATGGCCCCGGAGTCCGGTTTGTGGTGTTCACACAAGGGTGCCCCATGCGGTGCTTATTCTGTCACAATCCGGAAACCTGGGATTTCAAGGGGGACAAGGCGGGAGCCTTTGACATTTCTGCAGAAGACCTGCTGAAAAAGGCCCTCCGCTACAAGAGTTACTGGGGAAGCGACGGAGGCATTACCGTCAGTGGTGGCGAGCCCCTGATGCAGATGGATTTCTTGCTGGATTTTTTCACCCTGGCAAAATCGGCGGGAGTACACACTTGCATAGACACTTCCGGGGTAAACTTTGTCCGCACCGAACCCTACTTCAGCAAGTTCAAGCAACTTATGGAAGTTACCGATCTACTCCTGGTAGACCTGAAAATCATTGACCCCGAGCAGCATAAAAAACTCACTGGCCATTCCATTGAACACAACCTGGACATGTTCCGCTACTTGAACGAAATCCGCAAACCCATCTGGATCAGACACGTGCTAGTTCCGGGGATTAGCGATAACGACGAATATCTAGAAAAGACCAAGGAATTTATCCAGTCACTATCCAACGTCAAGAAAGTGGAAGTGCTACCCTACCATTCCTTGGCTCTTGCAAAATATCAAGAAATGGGACTCGACTACGCTTTGAAAGACGTAAAGTCTCCAAGCCCAGACCGGGTCAAAAATGCAAATAGGATTCTAAAAACAGAATCCTACCGATAA